A genomic stretch from Thunnus maccoyii chromosome 19, fThuMac1.1, whole genome shotgun sequence includes:
- the LOC121885910 gene encoding serine/threonine-protein phosphatase 6 catalytic subunit-like: MAPLDLDKYVEIARHCKYLPENDLKRLCDYVCDLLLEESNVQPVSTPVTVCGDIHGQFYDLCELFRTGGQVPDTNYIFMGDFVDRGYYSLETFTHLLALKAKWPDRITLLRGNHESRQITQVYGFYDECQTKYGNANAWRYCTKVFDMLTVAALIDEQVLCVHGGLSPDIKTLDQIRTIERNQEIPHKGAFCDLVWSDPEDVDTWAISPRGAGWLFGSKVTNEFVHINNLKLICRAHQLVHEGYKFMFDEKLVTVWSAPNYCYRCGNIASIMVFKDVNRREPKLFRAVPDSERVIPPRTTTPYFL; the protein is encoded by the exons agatTATGTGATTATGTTTGTGATTTACTGCTGGAAGAATCCAATGTTCAGCCAGTCTCTACTCCAGTTACTGTTTGTGGAGATATCCATGGTCAG TTTTATGATCTTTGCGAGCTCTTCAGAACTGGAGGCCAAGTTCCAGacacaaattacattttcatg GGAGATTTTGTAGACCGAGGATATTATAGCTTGGAGACATTTACACATCTGCTAGCTTTAAAAGCGAAGTGGCCGGATCGTATCACGCTCCTACGAGGAAACCACGAGAGCAGGCAAATAACACAAGTGTACGGCTTTTACG ACGAGTGCCAAACAAAATATGGAAACGCAAATGCCTGGCGGTATTGCACAAAAGTGTTTGACATGCTAACTGTGGCAGCT TTGATAGATGAGCAGGTCCTGTGTGTTCACGGTGGTCTTTCACCCGACATCAAGACTTTGGACCAAATCCGCACTATCGAACGCAACCAAGAGATTCCCCACAAGGGGGCCTTCTGTGATCTGGTGTGGTCAGATCCAGAGGACGTGGACACCTGGGCTATCAGTCCTCGAGGTGCAGGCTGGCTGTTTGGCTCCAAGGTTACCAATGAG tttgttcaCATCAACAACCTAAAGCTCATCTGCCGTGCACATCAGCTGGTTCACGAAGGCTACAAGTTCATGTTTGACGAGAAGCTGGTGACCGTGTGGTCAGCGCCCAACTACTGCTACCGCTGCGGGAACATCGCGTCCATCATGGTCTTCAAGGACGTGAACAGACGAGAGCCCAAGCTGTTCCGCGCCGTCCCCGACTCCGAGCGCGTCATACCTCCCCGAACAACCACTCCCTACTTCCTCTAA